AAGGTCCGAATATCTCTTTAATAGTTTTTCTATTGTTAGAAATACTCTCAACCTGTAGCCTGGCAATCTGTTTTAAAAAAGCATGCACCTGGGAACTGGGCTGATGATAATCTTTTAGCAAAGGCAGGGATAAAAAAAGATTTTCCAAAATTAAAGAATTTTCCATTTAGCCCTCAAGGTTATTTTTTAATAAATCGTTTCCAAATCTTCTAAGCTTATATATATTATCATCTGTTCGTAGGAAATTTTCTAATTTCTTTGACCCCCACTTGTCAAAAACTACACTAAAATTTCTTCCGCTAACAACCTCACGAGAAGAAGAAATAAGCCAATCGCAACAATCCAACACCTGTTTCATCGGAGTACACTCTTTTCCCGATAACTTATCAATAGTTCGTTTATAATTTGCTCCCGCGCGCCCGCGAGCGTCCATGGTAGAATTGTGTATTTTCGTTTTTACCCAACCCGGACCAATAATTGTAAAATTAGTATCTTTAATCTCAGAATCCAACAGTTCGCACATTTTTATTAAGGCAATCTTTGAGACAATATAGGCTGAGTAATTAACCGGCGCGTTATTCGTGCCTCCTCCGGCGAAAAACAATACGCAAGGATTCACCCTATTAGGGATATTTCTGAGCGGAAGTAAGGCACGGACAATCCGTACTTGACTGGTAAAATTAACCTTAACTGAAGCCTCCCATTCTTCAAAATCAGCATGCATAAAAGGCCCTATCGGATCCTGGCTACCCGGACATAATACCAAAACATCCCATTTCCCGCATAGCGACTTTAAATCTGAAACTGATTTATTAATAGCTGTAACGCTGGCTAAATCACAAGGAACAAGTTTGACATTTCTTCTGGTTAATTTCGGTAAAATAGCTGAATATGTCCTATATGTGCCAAATACTTTCCACCCGGCAGTTGCCCAACGTAATGCCATCGCGCTACCGATATCACTGGATACTGAAATAATAATTGCCGTACGCTTTCTCATTTTAGTCTTATTAAAAAGGACCTTTAAATGTTTTATCCGGAACATCAAAACCAATACCACCTTTAATAACCGATGGTTTTTCCGGTATTCCGGGGAGATTAAACATTGTTCTTACACTATTGCATATATCTACCGCCCTTGGATAATAATGTTTCGCAAGGGCGTGGCTTGTAGGGATGGGGGTATCAGGGAAAGTAATCCGCTGGGGATTATTTTTAAGTAAGCCGCACCCTTTTTCTGCTGCCAAGGCAATTACTTCTGACGCAACGCCAAAGTTCATCCATCCGCCATCTACTGCAATGAGACGATGAGTTTTCCTGACTGACTTAATTATAGATTCTTCATCCAAGGGTTTTATAGAACGCAGGTCCATTACCTCAGCCTCAATGCCTTCTTTCTTTAAAAGCTCGGCTGCGCGCAACGACTCTAAAACCATATAAGATGAAGAAATAATAGTAACATCCCTCCCTCTCTTCATTATTTTTGATTTTCCTATCGGCTCTTTATACATTTTTTTCGGGACATAACCATAAGTTCCATGCAACCAGCGATGTTCAATAAAAATCACGGGATTGTCATCCTCAACCGCTGAAATCAATAATCCTTTTGCGTCATAAGCAGTAGCAGGCATTACCACCTTCAAGCCTGGGATTGAAGCCAATAATGAGCTTAAATTTTGTGAATGTTGCGGACCCTGACCCCAGCCCATTCCTATAATCATGCGGATAACTAACGGAACTTTCATCTTTCCGCCAAACATATAATGCCATTTGGCAGCATTATTAATTATCTGGTCTAAAGACAGAACCGTAAAATCAACCCGTTGGTGCGTTAAAATCGGACGCATACCCACTAAGCTCGAACCTATCGCTACTCCGGTCATGGCATTTTCAGCAACAGGCATATCCATTACCCTGCTCCCGTATTTTTCTTTAAGGCCAAGGGTAGTCCCGAATATGCCTTTCGGATCGGTGACACCCAATCCTATGACATAAACCATCCTGTCTTTAGCCAAGCACTGACTTGTCGCTTCAAGAATAGCCTGCTTGTAGGTAATCTCTCTCATTCTGTTATTAGGCATAAATATCAGTCAAAACTTCTTTCTTTTCCGGAAAAGGTGATTTTTTCGCAAACTCAACGGCCATATTTATCTCCTGCTGAACTTTTGCTCTAATGAGGAATATTTCCTTCTTGTCCACTACTCCTCTTTTTATCAATTTCTTTTCAAAATTGCCTAACGGGCATTTCTTCAACCAATAGTTAAATTCGCGTTTGCTTCTATAATTAAGCTCGTGGTCAAAACTATGCCCGCAATGTTCACGGTACCTGTAAGTATCGAATTGCAGGAACGCCGGCCCCTTCCTATTCCTAGCGAATCTAACCGCCTTTTTTGTTATTTGATAAACCGAAGCCGCATCATTGCCATCGCCTCTTTGCGCATAAATACCGTATCCTTTAGCAATCATCAGATTATCCCGCTCTTTTGGCTGGCGTGCTGATAATGGCGAATATACCGAATACCGGTTATTTTCGCATACGAAAACAATGGGTAATTTTTTTAAGGCGGCAAAATTAAGGCTCTCCGAAAAAACCCCCTCTTCGGTGGCGGCATCGCCGAAGAAAACAACAGTTACTTTTTTTTCTTTTTTCAAAGCCGATCCGAACGCAACACCTACTGCTACCGGAATCATGCCGGCTACTATAGGAGTAGAACCTAAGAAATTCACATTTAAGTCTACTAGATGCATGGAGCCACCCTTGCCCTTTGAGCACCCGGAAGCTTTTCCATAAAGCTCCGCCAGCATTGCTTTTAAATTGCCGCCTTTGGCTAAAAAGTGCCCGTGGCTTCTATGGTTGCTTAATACATAATCATCTTGCTTCAGGTTTGCGCATACGCCTGCAGCTATCCCCTCCTGACCTATGCAAATGTGCACCGGGCAGCGCATTTCTTGTTCGGGATATAGTTGACAGATCTTCTCCTCTACCATACGGATCCTAAGCATTTGATAATATAACGCAAGAAATAATTTTTTATTTATTTTCATAGGTATTAAAGCTTAAGTGCCTTCATTGTCTTTATATTATACCATCGGTCTTCATCCTTGAGCTGGCCTGCCTGGAAGGCATTAACAACTTCCCCTATTGCCTCGTCCACACAATATTTCGGCTTAAACCCTATACCCAATAACTTTTGAGAACAAAGCCTGTAGGAACGGGGATCGTTAGATTCACTGACTATAATCTTGGCAGGAATACACGCAGCCACTTTATTAGCAATGCCAAGGATAGATATATTCTCAAAACCAGCATTAAACACACCGCAAATCTCAGTTCCCTTATTAAGAAAATACAAATAGACTCCTACCATATCCCCTAAATGAATATTGGGACGCGTCTGGTTACCTCCTAATACAGTAATTTTGCCATTGACTAAAGCCTGCATTGTCAGCATGTTTACCGAAAGGTCCAAACGCATTCGCGGGGAAAAACCGCAGACCGTGGCCGGACGTAAAATTTGAACGCATATTCTATCCTGGTAACTCATAAGTACCCGCTCGCTTATCATTTTAGTTTTATTATAATCTGATATAGGAACAAGAGAAAGCTCTTCTGTGACCTGAGCTTCATCCTTTACTCCGTAAACGCTACCGGAACTTGCCAGAATAAATTGCTTTACCTTATACTGTATTGCCCGCTCCGCCAAACGCATTGTCGCTAACACATTGACCTCCCAGGCTAGTTT
The DNA window shown above is from Candidatus Omnitrophota bacterium and carries:
- a CDS encoding SDR family oxidoreductase; protein product: MRKRTAIIISVSSDIGSAMALRWATAGWKVFGTYRTYSAILPKLTRRNVKLVPCDLASVTAINKSVSDLKSLCGKWDVLVLCPGSQDPIGPFMHADFEEWEASVKVNFTSQVRIVRALLPLRNIPNRVNPCVLFFAGGGTNNAPVNYSAYIVSKIALIKMCELLDSEIKDTNFTIIGPGWVKTKIHNSTMDARGRAGANYKRTIDKLSGKECTPMKQVLDCCDWLISSSREVVSGRNFSVVFDKWGSKKLENFLRTDDNIYKLRRFGNDLLKNNLEG
- a CDS encoding thiamine pyrophosphate-dependent dehydrogenase E1 component subunit alpha; its protein translation is MKINKKLFLALYYQMLRIRMVEEKICQLYPEQEMRCPVHICIGQEGIAAGVCANLKQDDYVLSNHRSHGHFLAKGGNLKAMLAELYGKASGCSKGKGGSMHLVDLNVNFLGSTPIVAGMIPVAVGVAFGSALKKEKKVTVVFFGDAATEEGVFSESLNFAALKKLPIVFVCENNRYSVYSPLSARQPKERDNLMIAKGYGIYAQRGDGNDAASVYQITKKAVRFARNRKGPAFLQFDTYRYREHCGHSFDHELNYRSKREFNYWLKKCPLGNFEKKLIKRGVVDKKEIFLIRAKVQQEINMAVEFAKKSPFPEKKEVLTDIYA
- a CDS encoding transketolase C-terminal domain-containing protein, producing the protein MPNNRMREITYKQAILEATSQCLAKDRMVYVIGLGVTDPKGIFGTTLGLKEKYGSRVMDMPVAENAMTGVAIGSSLVGMRPILTHQRVDFTVLSLDQIINNAAKWHYMFGGKMKVPLVIRMIIGMGWGQGPQHSQNLSSLLASIPGLKVVMPATAYDAKGLLISAVEDDNPVIFIEHRWLHGTYGYVPKKMYKEPIGKSKIMKRGRDVTIISSSYMVLESLRAAELLKKEGIEAEVMDLRSIKPLDEESIIKSVRKTHRLIAVDGGWMNFGVASEVIALAAEKGCGLLKNNPQRITFPDTPIPTSHALAKHYYPRAVDICNSVRTMFNLPGIPEKPSVIKGGIGFDVPDKTFKGPF
- a CDS encoding SDR family oxidoreductase is translated as MHILLTGGCGYIGTALTQALLAEGYYVTVVDIQWFGNYLVKHKNLKVIKEDIRNIDNIPMEGIDAVIHLANIANDPCGELNSKLAWEVNVLATMRLAERAIQYKVKQFILASSGSVYGVKDEAQVTEELSLVPISDYNKTKMISERVLMSYQDRICVQILRPATVCGFSPRMRLDLSVNMLTMQALVNGKITVLGGNQTRPNIHLGDMVGVYLYFLNKGTEICGVFNAGFENISILGIANKVAACIPAKIIVSESNDPRSYRLCSQKLLGIGFKPKYCVDEAIGEVVNAFQAGQLKDEDRWYNIKTMKALKL